atctattaatttaaatagttttcaaaaataggAATACAACTCAGAAAACTACTCTAAAAATTCGTATAATTAATGAACAAAGTtaggaatatttaaatatattaaagtcCCTATTTTTCAACCACATAGTTTATGTTTTGATACTTTTGTggtaataatttaatacttgTTCTTTTGAGAAATGGGTTATACTCCATAGTTTATGTTTCTGGCTTTTCTCCATAAGAGGAAAAACATCTCAATAACTCAAAAAGACATCTATTTGCATTGTTTCAGTAATAACTCAATAAGCTATCATTTGTATTGTTTAGCTGCCAGCAAAAggctttaataatttatttaagagtTCACCCAAAATATCAACTCACCTCCGGATGTTGCGCTGTATGGATCGGGTGACGGCGCCCATGTCGCAGGCTCCCTTGTCGCCGGGCTTGCGGTTCTCCATCCGGCTGCTGCAGGAGCGCCCGTCCAGGGTGGCGTAGATGGGCCGCCGCGGCATGTGGGCGGTGTGGGCGGACCGCAGGGTGGGTATCTTGCTGCGCTCCGCCCGCGGACTGGGCTCAAAGCCCGAGTCCTGATCCTTGGTGGTGGCCAGGGCCGACATGTTGCCGCCATCGCGCGACTCCTGGCTGTTTTTCCAATTGCTGCGTGTTTTGTTGCCGCTGCGCACGCGCTTCTTGAGGCGTCGCTTCCGGCCATTGCCCATGCCCTCGGATGCGTCATCTGCAATGgatcctgctgctcctgctcctgctcctgctcctgctcctgctcccgctGCAGAACTACCCACTCCATGTCGATTTCCGCTGCTGAGAAAACGACGCAGGGCACTATCATGCTCCGGATCGATGCCATTCCTGTCCTCATCATCGTATTCGTCATCGTACTCCTCGTACTCATAGCCATCCATCCTCTCCAGCTCCGAGGCGCTGGGCAACTGGACCGCCGGACCACCTCCTTCGCCCACCACCTGAAAGACTTGATTACCGACCTCGTAGTCCACCTTGCGTCCTGGTCTCTTTGAGGTCTCATCCAGGGAGTCATCGCTTTTCAGCACTTGGAAGCTCGATTTCCGCTCAGTGGCTGGCTCATCGGAAGCTGAGGCTGGGGCATCTGTActtggattcggattcgggTGCGGACTCGGGTGCGGAGCTGGGTCATCGTCCGCCGAATCGGAGGGCAGGAGTGTGAATGAGCGCCTCGTCTCCTGCTCCCTTTGCGGTGGCTCTGGCTGgggagtgggcgtgggcgtggcccggGGCGTTTGGGTTGAGGGAGGGCTTGGCTGCTGTGGGGCTGCGGTTGTCGGTTTTTTTGGGCTCTGCGGCTGGAGGGGCGGTGGGTGGGGTAGTGGgtgtgggagtgggagtggcagcggcagcggaaTTGGTATTGGATTTCGGCATGACTTCAGCATGCTCTTCTTGTTTGCCTACAGTTACGGTGTCTTCAATCCCTTCGGCCGTGTTGCCATTCGGCTGTGGTTTTTCTGCGGCAATCGGTGGCTTTGCGACCTCCTTTTTAGGCGCgggtgggggcgtggcagggggcTCCTTCACCGCCTCTTGGGGTTTCTCCACAGGCTCAGGCTCACTATCCTTTGGCCTTTCCTCACTGGAACTCTTGGACTCGCTGCTCAACGCAGTGGCTGCTATCTTGATCACCTGCTCCACCTCCTTGGACACCAACTGGGTTTCCTCCTCGCTCAGCTGCAGTTTGGCCTCCTGGTCTGACTGCTTTTCCCCtttgttgttttcatttttattagcAAGTGACACCTCCTCCGAAGATCTGGTTGTCTGCTGCTCCTCGGCATCGTGATGGACATCCACCTGAGTCACCACCGACTTGGCCGCCTCCTGTTCCTCATCGGTTAGCTCTACGGCATGGGACTCTTCCACCAGCAGGTTGTCCATTTGGCCGGACTTCTCGCTTTGGTTGGGTGACTTGATGAAGGTGCCCTCCTTGTGCCTGCTGGCGGATGAAGGTCGCTCCCTAGCAGTGGATAGCTCCTGGGCAGGACCAGCTTTTTGCTCCCCATTTACTGTCAGCCGCTTTCGCGAATTCTTCTCCGGCGAAGAGTGGGCCGTGTGATTACCCTCTTCCACCTCGCTGTCCTCTCGGTTTTTTGACTTCCTGGAGGAGGTGGAACGTTTGCGGGAAACCACCCGATCCTTCTGCCGCTTGTGGTAGCAGCAATTCTCGCAGGagtcctcctcgtcctccgcCTCTGCCTCCTCCTCCCACTCGCTGGAACTGGCGTACCGCTCACGGGACTTGCGCCGCCTGATCTCGATGTTGCTCTTGGAGCGGCAAATCTCGCCGCAGCGCTCGTGCTTGGACTCACCACAACTGCTTGTGCGTCTGCGAAGTTGCCTCCTTTTGTGGCGCCGACAGACGTGCTTCATGCGCTGCTCCTTGCGATAAGTCTGCTCCGAGCAGCTGCAATCGGGATCCTCCTCCttgccattcccatttccattatCCGAATCGGAGCGCTTTAGGTACACCACATACTTCTTGGAGCTGCGCAAATCGTGCACTTCCTCCTTCTCCACATACTTCAGGGGTCTCACCAAATCGGCGGCATTGGCTTCGTGAAAGGGATTGCCCGAGCGTCTGCTCGACAATCGCACCTTGTTGGCCGGCTGACCACCGTTGGCCTGGAGAAACTTCGCCGTCGAGCGGTGGCCACGCTGCAGAGCTCCATCCAGTGGGGTCAGGACCAGGCCCCTCGAGTTCCGATACACGGCGTTCACATCAGCGCCATAGTCCAGCAGCAGCTTGCACATGTCCGTGTAATCATTGGCCGCCGCCAAGTGCAGCAGACTGCGTCCATCGTTGCTGGTGGTGTTCACCTGCTTGGGCCTCTGATTGAGCAGCCACTCGAGGAGCTCCCTTCGCCCAGATGCTGCGGCCTCGTGGAGCGGCAGATCACCCTTGGCATTGCGCAGCCAGAGATTCGCTCCGCGCTCCTTGAGCAGCTTTAAGGTCTCGAACTGACCCTTAGAGCAACCGCAGTGGGCGGGAGTGCGTCCCTTGCGATCCTGGCGATTGGGATCTGCCTCCAGGTCTAGCAATCTGGCTGTGGCATCGGCATGGCCCAAGGTCACGGCGTAATGCAGAGCAGTGCAGCCATTGGAGTCGATTAGGTCCGTGGGGGCACCACAAAGGCCTATTAGGGTGTCAATGCACTCGGTGTGCCCTCTGGAACCAGCACAATGCAAGGCAGTAAGGCCATCTCTGTAAGGATCGTAAGATATACAATAGTTATAGTTAAAAAGGTAAGGCAGTGAACCCACTTATCTGACGACTCCACCCTGGCACCCGCCTTGACCAGGGCCATCACTGCCTTGGCCGATCCCGCAGAGGCGGCCCACAGCAGCGGCTGCCGCCCGTCCTTGTCCTGCACATCGACACTGCTCTGGGGATGGGACAGCAGGATGCCCAGGATCTCCAAGGAGAGCCGCGAACTGTGGCTGGAACTGGCCTGCTGCTTGCTGTCGTGACTGGCGCCGCACATCTGGGCGGCATAGTGCAGCGGAGTGCCTGCGTTGGCGTCCGGCTTGGCCACACTGGCTCCTGCGGCCAGGACCGCTCGCAAGGACTCCACTTCACCGCAtactataatttaaaacaaaatatgtaaaaaacaatacaagaagaaatttcgattttaatgGGTATATGTAAAAACAAATGCCATGATGAACTTTTCAAtctttaaaaaaggaaaatgttatTCTAATTATAATCATAATATCCTGTGTAGggataaataaactaaaattgaccaaattgacatttttaaGCTATGCTAATAcaaagttttttatgtaaaaaaactaaaaataaggTAAAGTATGTATTTCACTGCGTggtaaactttttaataaaaaaatatatattaaaatcgaCCAAAACGTAATGGCATTATTAAGCTATTCCAATACACAGTTTTTCTACAAtcactttaattaattaaaatttagctTTTTCTGACAAAAACTAGGAAATAATGGTGGTCTTAAATAAACAGTTGACACATTAattgtgaaattaattaatgctgttttcattttattcactcagtttaaaacaaatattatctAAGTTAATCATGCCTTTCTGTAAGGCAAATACAGAAAATTGGCTATTGaatcaattattaaaaaaaaaaattaaataatgacGCATACCAGTGGCCCAGTGCACCACCGAGTGACCCTCGTTGTCCACCGCATTCACGTCCGCCTTGTTGGCCAGCAGCAGGTTGACCATGGCCAAGTTGCCCTGGATGACGGCCAGGTGGAGCGGGGTGAAGCCATCCTCGTCCGCCGACTCCAGCAGCTCGGGGGCTGCGATCGCGATGCTGGCGGCCGCCACGAGGTCCTTGCTCTGCTCCACGTCCTGCGCGGCACAATAGTGCAGCGCGTTGCGATGGCTCCGGTCCCGCTGCCGCAGCAATTGGGGCTGCAAAAAATGTAGCAAAATGGGTATAGTTATAGGGGGAtcagaaattaattacttCGCCCGCCGGAAAATTATGGTCAGGCGTTGGCGATTGCACCTGCTGAGATGAGGCCGCAGCCGattaataaactaattaaaacgCTATTTGCATATTGCATCGATGTACGCCACATACCCGCCCACTGCCGCCGGGCAGCGTTTGATGGATCGCGTAATTTTCGCGTTCCCCGTCGCCGGCTTAATTGCCAGCAAATAGTTTTGGTGGAAtggaatatatatagtatatcgggtatatatatattttgtgtagtgctgttgttgttgttgttgtttatttaaccggacaagttgttgttgttgctggtggtggtTGGTCGATTGGTTGTCAGCCGGCCCCGTTTTTTCTGTGCATGTGTCGAGTGGCAGATGGGCTGATTGGCGGGGCGAAAGCAATTACTTTTTCCAAACGCATCACACCTCCGGCTGGACAATAAATGCAACAGAGAATGGCAAAACACGGCAGCCGgccaattaatatttaaacatatttctgCGTTAATCATGCGGAAcagaatgaaaacaaaaaccaccTTTTGTGGACCGCTGTTGGCCAGTAACTAAAGCAACACCAGCAATGGTAAACAAATGGAAAGCGTCGCCTGGAAAGTGCAAGTGTCCATGGTGAGGAGGTCCTGCTAGTTGGTAACCTGGTTGGTCGTCCTGGGCAACGTGGTGAGTTGCCAGGGCTGGTGTGGTGGCTCACCAGATTATCGTTAGCATTTTTGGCGCGCAAAACAACATCAAACTCCAGCGGCGCGGCGAACATGCTCAGTCAGGTGGCCCGGCCTCTTGGCGCCTTAGCCCCTTAGCCCCTTAGCCCCTTAGCTCCCTTTTCAGCCAAGCCAAGGATTGGAAGGAGCGACGAGCGTGGAGCGTGTCAAAACATGTCAAGTGCACAAAAAATACTGTCGCCGCTGCCGAAAAGTATGCTAAAACTTTGCCCGCTGCTGCCAGGAATTCGCAATGCGACGACAGCGACGCCGACAGCGACGCCGACAGCGACGCGGACAGCGAGCAGCGCCGTCAGCAGCAGCACGCAAATGTGAAAGTGAAAACGTTGGCAAATCGTCGGCCAACAGGGCGTATGATGGCTGTGGGGCGGAGAATTTTCCATGGGCGCCGCTTATTAGGCTTCGCAACTAACTTTTCTTGCGGCATAGTTTGTGCTAATTTCTTGCTGCTCCCACACCTATATATTTTCCACCCATCTGCCCacgcactcagaaaaaaatgtagGTTCCCTCTGAACTTGACAATCATTTAAGGCCCATCaagttgttttaaaacttttgtaagCATTTTTGGTGAACTGATACGAGTGAACCTTTGCACAGATATACCATAACCTGGGAACTTCTCTTTGTATGTCAAGATAACAATTTTCTTATGGCAAGACAACATTTTTCTATCCCAGATTGCATATATGCACTTTTTTACGAGTCAAAAGGTATAACAGAGCATGTTTTGGATATATTTACCCAAGACACATATGGCCCAATTTtggaacatttttttctttctttagcTAGAATTGAGGTCAATctcgataaaaataaaatattgctgACGAAAATTGCAATCGATTTGCATCACTTTCGGGCtgatttcaaaatatatattttttgtctattttcgcatgttttataaaagctcaataattaaatacatacaGGTTTGAATGCCAAACGATattacacatttatttttggtccTTCAATTACATTGTGTGGAAGATATTGCCAAACAAATGTCAGTTGCATAAGATAATGAATATATGGTTTTGGAAAACTGCTCAATTTGAAATACTTAATAGTTTTCCAAAATCtttgttatataattttattctaTGTGCATCTGGTGTTTATCTTGTCCGTATGACTGAGTGATTGACTGTGTTGCTTTTCTAACCAACATTCAATTTTTACCATCATTTCGGGCACGCTGCCTTTCTATTTATATCGCGAGCAGGCTATCGCGTGACTGTCGTAAACTGTCGTGAGGCGAGTGGAGGCCACCTCTCacctgtccgtccgtcccaGTCCCCGTAAATCCCAGGGAAGTGCTCAATTTATTGCACATTTAAGTATGAGTCAAACAAGAGTTCGATAGCTATAGAAAGTAAGGCGAAACTCTTGTGGCAGGAACAACAAACAGAGAGTGTGGAAAGCAAACTTTGACTATTAGGCATTTGCGTGTTGCATGGGCGCTCTTGAAGGGGATACTTTGAGCCCAGAAAAGGcattttatggccaaaagatTCGCAGAGTTTTGAGTACCCAACAGGTAAAGCCGAAAAAGTCAAttctttcaaaattaaatattttatgattcaCTCAATTTACAGTTTGCACCGAAACATGGTGTGAATTTGTTTGCGGTCTTTGCTGTGGGATTTCCATATTCCTCTGTTGATTGAATCGAGTTTGAGCTGCGGCTTCGTTTCCCTTTTGTTTGCCAAGAAACTTTGCAGCGAGAGGAAACTGTTTACAatgaatgatttttatttgctgcTTCCGTTATCTTTGGCCAgctttttcagctttttctgCCTTTTCTGCTGGCCCGGCCTTGTCTGAGTTGCTGTTTGTTTCTTAGGCTGCCGTCCGGATTAtgaataattcaaataaactgAAATGATACCTAAAAACTTTGACAGCCCATCCTCCCATTCTGCTCAGCGGCACAATGGAGGAAAAAGAACCCCAGTGTTGCTCTGGCtgctttgttattatt
This genomic window from Drosophila gunungcola strain Sukarami chromosome 3R, Dgunungcola_SK_2, whole genome shotgun sequence contains:
- the LOC128266095 gene encoding LOW QUALITY PROTEIN: uncharacterized protein LOC128266095 (The sequence of the model RefSeq protein was modified relative to this genomic sequence to represent the inferred CDS: deleted 1 base in 1 codon), whose amino-acid sequence is MQKRPKADVKRVTGPPKPPRLKAAKKQLQFESPLPGRRTRAKQPDDQLQKQHPQQKLADKVIAMPASSQDAGTDAAAAPVAEAAVDVPETEPVPWPDLHPHPRHRPSPRADPGQLTVSHLQSSAAKKRLAEGCTSLMYACQRGDIVQVLAQMREKPQLLRQRDRSHRNALHYCAAQDVEQSKDLVAAASIAIAAPELLESADEDGFTPLHLAVIQGNLAMVNLLLANKADVNAVDNEGHSVVHWATVCGEVESLRAVLAAGASVAKPDANAGTPLHYAAQMCGASHDSKQQASSSHSSRLSLEILGILLSHPQSSVDVQDKDGRQPLLWAASAGSAKAVMALVKAGARVESSDKDGLTALHCAGSRGHTECIDTLIGLCGAPTDLIDSNGCTALHYAVTLGHADATARLLDLEADPNRQDRKGRTPAHCGCSKGQFETLKLLKERGANLWLRNAKGDLPLHEAAASGRRELLEWLLNQRPKQVNTTSNDGRSLLHLAAANDYTDMCKLLLDYGADVNAVYRNSRGLVLTPLDGALQRGHRSTAKFLQANGGQPANKVRLSSRRSGNPFHEANAADLVRPLKYVEKEEVHDLRSSKKYVVYLKRSDSDNGNGNGKEEDPDCSCSEQTYRKEQRMKHVCRRHKRRQLRRRTSSCGESKHERCGEICRSKSNIEIRRRKSRERYASSSEWEEEAEAEDEEDSCENCCYHKRQKDRVVSRKRSTSSRKSKNREDSEVEEGNHTAHSSPEKNSRKRLTVNGEQKAGPAQELSTARERPSSASRHKEGTFIKSPNQSEKSGQMDNLLVEESHAVELTDEEQEAAKSVVTQVDVHHDAEEQQTTRSSEEVSLANKNENNKGEKQSDQEAKLQLSEEETQLVSKEVEQVIKIAATALSSESKSSSEERPKDSEPEPVEKPQEAVKEPPATPPPAPKKEVAKPPIAAEKPQPNGNTAEGIEDTVTVGKQEEHAEVMPKSNTNSAAAATPTPTPTTPPTAPPAAEPKKPTTAAPQQPSPPSTQTPRATPTPTPQPEPPQREQETRRSFTLLPSDSADDDPAPHPSPHPNPNPSTDAPASASDEPATERKSSFQVLKSDDSLDETSKRPGRKVDYEVGNQVFQVVGEGGGPAVQLPSASELERMDGYEYEEYDDEYDDEDRNGIDPEHDSALRRFLSSGNRHGVGSSAAGAGAGAGAGAGAAGSIADDASEGMGNGRKRRLKKRVRSGNKTRSNWKNSQESRDGGNMSALATTKDQDSGFEPSPRAERSKIPTLRSAHTAHMPRRPIYATLDGRSCSSRMENRKPGDKGACDMGAVTRSIQRNIRRYYMERKIFQHLLELKSLQIRSSKLNEAVLVKRAVDDYHKSCVLLGGETGTRLRRYNFSEYTFKNFELFLYETLKGLQRPGTNNFQNINEVYEEAERRLSPDYNAYEKALQCTTKTHRCLHAAHAYTGIPCAAYIPMMNHHTMPKFGFGAYKKTGSVSSFFLPKILTSGRVSSGRAGGTGGTGGSASGNRCNHKVALELSHGKNKQLISLPAEKLDSNKRYYVTFTVKDSSGPSAYQQKCGNAAGDTGCK